Proteins from one Nakamurella multipartita DSM 44233 genomic window:
- a CDS encoding toxic anion resistance protein, whose translation MTDLDLGSGSGSTAGASGGGLVLTPPAPVQVVKPEQAVGAVSVADPRKAELQTRASSFAMELAAMDVRSPEFAKKIEAITALGDREMRESANVSSRMLDRPAAVLSGAKGGGGGDAQTRVAKTLSDLRVTITELDPNRADLTGIKKVLKWIPGGDKIDRYFAKYQSAQSHLDAIVRALASGKDELGKDNASIEVEKSNMWTLMGKLTEYNELATALDVAVEDQVRVLESQGRTEDANTLRSDALFPIRQRKQDIMTQMAVAVQGYMALDLVRKNNLELMRGVDRAQTTTIAALRTAVIVSQALARQKLVLDQITGLNAATGDLIARTSEQLKIQGAQIHEQAASATVSVEKLQQAFDNVFQAMDAVDTFRAQAVDSMAQTVNALQGQIDRAQPYLERVRRGELNAGS comes from the coding sequence ATGACCGACCTCGATCTTGGATCCGGTTCCGGATCGACTGCAGGAGCCTCCGGTGGTGGGCTCGTGCTCACCCCGCCGGCCCCGGTGCAGGTCGTCAAGCCGGAGCAGGCCGTCGGGGCCGTCTCGGTGGCCGACCCGCGCAAGGCCGAGCTGCAGACCCGGGCCAGCTCGTTCGCGATGGAACTGGCCGCGATGGACGTGCGCTCGCCCGAGTTCGCCAAGAAGATCGAGGCGATCACCGCCCTGGGCGACCGGGAGATGCGGGAGTCGGCCAACGTGTCCAGCCGGATGCTGGACCGGCCGGCCGCGGTGCTCAGCGGCGCCAAGGGCGGCGGTGGCGGCGACGCGCAGACCCGGGTCGCCAAGACGCTGTCCGACCTGCGGGTGACCATCACCGAGTTGGACCCGAACCGGGCCGACCTGACCGGCATCAAGAAGGTCCTCAAGTGGATCCCGGGCGGCGACAAGATCGACCGCTACTTCGCCAAGTACCAGTCCGCGCAGAGCCACCTGGATGCGATCGTGCGCGCGCTGGCCTCGGGCAAGGACGAGCTGGGCAAGGACAACGCCTCGATCGAGGTCGAGAAGTCCAACATGTGGACCCTGATGGGCAAGCTCACCGAGTACAACGAGCTGGCCACCGCGCTGGACGTCGCGGTGGAGGACCAGGTGCGGGTGCTGGAGTCCCAGGGCCGTACCGAGGACGCCAACACGCTGCGCTCGGACGCGCTGTTCCCGATCCGCCAGCGCAAGCAGGACATCATGACCCAGATGGCCGTGGCCGTGCAGGGTTACATGGCGCTGGACCTGGTCCGCAAGAACAACCTGGAACTGATGCGCGGCGTCGACCGGGCCCAGACCACGACGATCGCCGCCCTGCGCACCGCCGTCATCGTGTCCCAGGCGCTGGCCCGGCAGAAGCTGGTGCTGGACCAGATCACCGGCCTGAACGCGGCCACCGGCGACCTGATCGCCCGCACCTCCGAGCAGCTCAAGATCCAGGGTGCGCAGATCCATGAGCAGGCGGCCAGCGCGACCGTCTCGGTGGAGAAGCTGCAGCAGGCGTTCGACAACGTCTTCCAGGCGATGGACGCGGTCGACACCTTCCGGGCCCAGGCCGTGGACAGCATGGCCCAGACCGTGAACGCCCTGCAGGGTCAGATCGACCGGGCGCAGCCGTATCTGGAGAGGGTGCGGCGTGGCGAACTGAACGCCGGTTCCTGA
- a CDS encoding Na+/H+ antiporter — protein sequence MPAVEPLIFLVIGVVAVNGIAGRIGVPAPILLLVAGVGVSFIPGVPEVQVEPEVVLTVLIPPLLFAAATEASVVALRGLLRSITQLAVGMVLVTAFAVAAVAYLLIPGIPFAAALALGAIVAPPDAVAAIAVARRAGLPRRVVTVLEGESLFNDATSLVLLRVALVGLAVGTMSWGEAVLEFAWATAGGILVGGVVGVVLSWARRHTGSTLATTALSLVAPFVADQLGEAAQASGILAVVVAGLVLGYRAPYDLKPQVRLTLTATWSTVQYVLEGTVFALIGLQLWAIVTAPDIGRRPVVLISGAILLTVILIRPVWIFLLNWAGRLLRRPGSFDDWRPLAAVSWAGMRGVVSLAAAQTLPLDTPYRSLLLTCTIAVILGTLVVQGLTLPTVIKWLHFPGDPAAEIDAERMAARDEANRAIAAAVEREIAENDVPADRARRMRLWVETRDWRTLAEDPRSASDTGRSRLHRLADWNRDMMNIERDVFVGLRNSGRISEEVMREIEYGLDLEEALLDQRLDVATGHLDQLRSTRDDPADDPPGSPPDRATGPA from the coding sequence ATGCCCGCAGTCGAGCCGTTGATCTTCCTGGTGATCGGGGTCGTCGCGGTCAACGGCATCGCCGGCCGGATCGGGGTGCCCGCGCCGATCCTGCTGCTGGTGGCCGGGGTCGGGGTGTCGTTCATCCCCGGGGTGCCCGAGGTGCAGGTGGAGCCCGAGGTCGTGCTCACCGTGCTGATTCCGCCGCTGCTGTTCGCCGCGGCCACCGAGGCCTCGGTGGTGGCGCTGCGCGGCCTGCTGCGCTCGATCACCCAACTGGCCGTCGGCATGGTGCTGGTGACGGCGTTCGCCGTCGCCGCGGTGGCCTACCTGCTCATCCCGGGCATCCCGTTCGCGGCCGCCCTGGCCCTGGGCGCGATCGTCGCGCCGCCGGACGCGGTGGCGGCGATCGCGGTGGCCCGCCGGGCCGGGCTGCCCCGCCGGGTGGTCACCGTGCTGGAGGGCGAGTCGCTGTTCAACGACGCGACCTCCCTGGTCCTGCTCCGGGTGGCCCTGGTCGGGCTGGCTGTCGGCACCATGTCCTGGGGCGAGGCCGTGCTGGAGTTCGCCTGGGCGACGGCGGGCGGGATCCTGGTCGGCGGCGTCGTCGGCGTCGTGCTGTCCTGGGCCCGCCGGCACACCGGTTCCACGCTGGCCACCACCGCGCTGTCGCTGGTCGCTCCGTTCGTCGCCGATCAGCTGGGCGAGGCCGCGCAGGCTTCCGGCATCCTGGCCGTCGTGGTGGCCGGTCTGGTGCTCGGCTACCGGGCCCCCTACGACCTCAAGCCCCAGGTCCGGCTGACCCTGACGGCGACCTGGAGCACCGTGCAGTACGTGCTCGAGGGCACCGTGTTCGCGCTGATCGGGCTGCAGCTGTGGGCCATCGTGACCGCCCCCGACATCGGCCGCCGGCCGGTCGTGCTGATCTCCGGGGCGATCCTGCTGACGGTCATCCTGATCCGGCCGGTCTGGATCTTCCTGCTCAACTGGGCCGGCCGGCTGCTGCGCCGGCCGGGCTCGTTCGACGACTGGCGCCCGCTGGCCGCGGTGTCCTGGGCCGGCATGCGCGGGGTCGTGTCCCTGGCCGCCGCGCAGACGCTGCCGCTGGACACGCCCTACCGGTCGCTGCTGCTGACCTGCACCATCGCGGTCATCCTGGGCACCCTGGTGGTCCAGGGGCTGACCCTGCCGACGGTCATCAAGTGGCTGCACTTCCCCGGCGATCCGGCCGCCGAGATCGACGCCGAGCGGATGGCCGCCCGGGACGAGGCCAATCGCGCCATCGCCGCCGCGGTGGAGCGGGAGATCGCCGAGAACGATGTTCCCGCCGACCGGGCCCGCCGGATGCGGCTGTGGGTGGAGACCCGGGACTGGCGGACGCTGGCCGAGGATCCGCGTTCGGCCTCGGACACCGGCCGCAGCCGGCTGCACCGGTTGGCCGACTGGAACCGGGACATGATGAACATCGAACGCGACGTGTTCGTCGGCCTGCGCAATTCCGGGCGCATCTCCGAGGAGGTCATGCGGGAGATCGAGTACGGGCTGGACCTGGAGGAGGCCCTGCTCGACCAGCGGTTGGACGTGGCCACCGGCCATCTGGACCAGCTGCGCAGCACTCGGGACGACCCGGCCGACGATCCGCCCGGCAGCCCGCCGGACCGGGCGACCGGACCGGCCTGA
- a CDS encoding alpha/beta fold hydrolase, which yields MKARLTRLLNTRTRKITAVAVVVLLVAGIAWVAWPAPAPTPVASRDVTITAPGGPGVDEPVKLDATLYLPTTTPAPAIIMAHGFGGSKDSVAADAEQSARDGFVVLAYSARGFGASTGQIGLDSLDYEIPDARALIDWLATQPEVQLDGPDDPRVGVTGGSYGGALSLMLAGTDPRVDAVVPLITWNDLEQSLFPNAQATDADLAAGTPAAAEGVSDGVFKKFWTSTLMASVTTGSALSATGTAQGDTGDSNFVRRGTTSTSPSAAADSGSSTTGVSPQAAAAALSGSCGRMMVQLCAGYAQAAQTGRIGPEFSALLARSSPAAVVGDITAPTLLVQGEKDTLFPLSEADANARAIAANGATVAVTWYNGGHDGGTSPDTATRDRITQWFDYYLAGRGPAPSQAFRYTVDGPISDTGSARSRTLEVPEYPGLAAGSTTNRVSIPLSGDAQFVVNPPGATPASISSLPGISGLASTALSTFAGGLPGQTARFESAPFDVLTVLAGTPRINLTVTKLPIPGTVEQAGTQTDEGMVLYGSIAKVSAGGTRSTVGGVAPMRLPEAANGTPVPVTLSLPAAALQIEAGSTLEVSLSTTDQAYAGPTAPAAYRVALSTDPALDGITGVSAPEVGGERVSGPDIPLFQLIGLIVLALLVVLALVIGGRVRSGRADVDPSLVDVPLSIKNLGKSYPGGVKAVTDVSLQVKAGQVLGLLGPNGAGKTTTLRMVMGLITPTEGEIRVFGHLVKPGSPILSRIGSFVEGSGFLPHLSGRANLELYWKATGRPAQDANLAEAMEIANLGKAVDRKVRTYSQGMRQRLAIAQAMLGLPELLLMDEPTNGLDPPQIHAMREVLRRYAATGRTVLVSSHLLSEVEQTCTHVVVVHLGRTIAAGTVAELVATSGEVVFDVDDQDTAERVLRTLATDIERTEAGVQVDLGSVPPSQAVSALVAAGVAVNGAAPRNRLEDVFLDMVGASGAAGSSSDHPVTGTRPERSTRPPDPGPRTPVGTQQGGSA from the coding sequence GTGAAGGCACGCCTGACCCGGTTGTTGAACACCCGAACCCGCAAGATCACGGCCGTCGCGGTCGTCGTGCTCCTGGTCGCCGGCATCGCCTGGGTGGCCTGGCCGGCGCCCGCGCCCACCCCGGTGGCCAGCCGGGACGTCACCATCACCGCGCCGGGCGGACCGGGTGTGGACGAGCCGGTGAAGCTGGACGCGACGCTGTACCTGCCGACGACCACCCCGGCCCCGGCGATCATCATGGCCCACGGCTTCGGCGGGTCGAAGGACTCGGTGGCCGCCGACGCCGAGCAGTCCGCCCGGGACGGGTTCGTGGTGCTGGCCTATTCGGCCCGCGGTTTCGGCGCTTCCACCGGTCAGATCGGGCTCGATTCGCTGGACTACGAGATCCCCGACGCCCGCGCGCTGATCGACTGGTTGGCCACCCAGCCGGAGGTGCAGCTGGACGGACCCGACGACCCCCGGGTCGGGGTCACCGGCGGGTCCTACGGCGGCGCGCTGTCGCTGATGCTGGCCGGCACCGACCCCCGGGTCGATGCCGTCGTCCCGCTGATCACCTGGAACGACCTGGAACAGTCCCTGTTCCCCAACGCGCAGGCCACCGACGCCGACCTGGCCGCGGGCACCCCGGCCGCCGCCGAAGGGGTCTCCGACGGGGTGTTCAAGAAGTTCTGGACCTCCACCCTGATGGCCTCGGTGACCACCGGGTCGGCCCTGTCGGCCACCGGAACCGCCCAGGGCGACACCGGCGACAGCAACTTCGTCCGCCGCGGCACCACCTCGACCAGCCCCAGCGCGGCAGCCGATTCGGGGTCATCGACCACCGGGGTGAGCCCGCAGGCGGCGGCCGCTGCCCTTTCCGGCAGCTGCGGCCGGATGATGGTGCAGCTGTGCGCCGGCTACGCGCAGGCCGCGCAGACCGGCCGCATCGGGCCCGAGTTCTCGGCCTTGCTGGCCCGGTCCAGCCCGGCGGCGGTGGTCGGCGACATCACCGCGCCGACGCTGCTGGTGCAGGGCGAGAAGGACACCCTGTTCCCGCTCAGCGAGGCCGACGCCAACGCCCGGGCGATCGCCGCCAACGGCGCCACGGTGGCCGTGACCTGGTACAACGGTGGCCACGACGGCGGCACCAGCCCGGACACCGCGACCCGGGATCGGATCACCCAGTGGTTCGACTACTACCTGGCCGGCCGCGGCCCGGCCCCTTCGCAGGCGTTCCGGTACACCGTGGATGGCCCGATCAGCGACACCGGCAGCGCCCGCAGCCGGACCCTGGAGGTGCCCGAGTATCCGGGGCTGGCGGCCGGCTCGACCACCAACCGGGTGTCGATCCCGTTGTCCGGCGACGCCCAGTTCGTGGTCAACCCGCCCGGGGCGACCCCCGCGTCGATCTCCAGCCTGCCGGGCATCTCGGGGTTGGCCTCGACCGCGCTGTCCACCTTCGCCGGCGGCCTGCCCGGGCAGACGGCCCGCTTCGAATCCGCCCCGTTCGACGTGCTGACCGTGCTGGCCGGCACCCCGCGGATCAACCTGACGGTGACCAAGTTGCCGATCCCCGGCACCGTCGAGCAGGCCGGCACCCAGACCGACGAGGGCATGGTGCTGTACGGGTCGATCGCCAAGGTCTCCGCCGGCGGCACCCGGTCCACCGTGGGCGGGGTGGCGCCGATGCGGCTGCCCGAGGCCGCCAACGGCACGCCCGTCCCGGTCACCCTGAGCCTGCCGGCCGCCGCGTTGCAGATCGAGGCCGGCTCGACCCTCGAGGTCAGCCTGTCCACCACCGACCAGGCCTACGCCGGGCCGACCGCGCCGGCCGCCTACCGGGTGGCCCTGAGCACCGACCCGGCCCTGGACGGGATTACCGGGGTCAGCGCCCCGGAGGTCGGCGGCGAGCGCGTCTCCGGCCCCGACATCCCGCTGTTCCAGCTGATCGGGCTCATCGTGCTGGCCCTGCTGGTGGTGCTCGCGCTGGTCATCGGCGGCCGGGTGCGCTCCGGCCGGGCCGACGTCGACCCGTCGCTGGTCGATGTGCCGCTGTCGATCAAGAACCTGGGCAAGTCCTACCCGGGCGGGGTCAAGGCCGTCACCGACGTCAGCCTGCAGGTCAAGGCCGGTCAGGTGCTCGGCCTGCTCGGGCCCAACGGGGCCGGCAAGACGACCACCCTGCGCATGGTGATGGGCCTGATCACCCCGACCGAGGGTGAGATCCGGGTCTTCGGGCACCTGGTCAAGCCCGGCTCGCCGATCCTTTCCCGGATCGGCAGCTTCGTCGAGGGTTCCGGCTTCCTGCCGCACCTGTCCGGCCGGGCCAACCTGGAGCTGTACTGGAAGGCCACCGGCCGCCCGGCCCAGGACGCCAACCTGGCCGAGGCGATGGAGATCGCCAACCTGGGCAAGGCGGTGGACCGCAAGGTCCGCACCTACTCGCAGGGCATGCGGCAGCGGCTGGCCATCGCCCAGGCGATGCTCGGACTGCCCGAGCTGCTGCTGATGGACGAGCCCACCAACGGGCTCGACCCGCCCCAGATCCACGCCATGCGCGAGGTGCTGCGCCGGTATGCGGCGACCGGCCGCACCGTGTTGGTCTCCAGCCACCTGCTGTCCGAGGTGGAACAGACCTGCACCCATGTGGTGGTCGTGCACCTGGGACGGACCATCGCCGCCGGCACGGTCGCCGAACTGGTCGCCACCTCCGGCGAGGTGGTCTTCGACGTGGACGACCAGGACACCGCCGAGCGGGTGCTGCGCACCCTGGCCACTGACATCGAGCGGACCGAGGCCGGGGTGCAGGTCGACCTGGGCTCGGTGCCGCCGTCCCAGGCGGTGTCCGCGCTGGTCGCGGCGGGCGTCGCGGTCAACGGGGCCGCGCCGCGGAACCGGCTCGAGGACGTGTTCCTGGACATGGTCGGGGCCTCCGGCGCGGCCGGGTCCTCCTCCGACCATCCGGTGACCGGCACCCGGCCCGAGCGGTCGACGCGGCCGCCGGACCCCGGCCCCCGGACCCCCGTCGGCACCCAACAGGGAGGGTCGGCATGA